The following proteins are co-located in the Hyalangium minutum genome:
- a CDS encoding sigma-54-dependent Fis family transcriptional regulator: MMKLVRDLPLKDRSPRKPLYVQVVTQPALHGCWSVNISETGIGLVASPLGGATEGPREGEELEMAFSLPDSHARIRVRGVVRWRHDTEGAEGGTVTALGLAFLSFEGSDRVTLARYLVESALHVAVAFATEEQARTLRTALEGHARLGFAQTPAEVYALLARGDVAVLLVAGTDEVRALSLVEQLASRRMDEVDATGAAPPSDLAARIVHCAPAAPERLLELFNSGSLFRTLGPSFGVEEVRQAVLDAGREHGVRTEQRRMGLELERNLLRERALMSGTPGAPAPAAGEGPGFSSPAMQRVMELVRVAAPHRVAVLLQGETGTGKEVLSRIIHRLSGREDVPLVVQDCGALTETLLESELFGHVKGAFTGAVADHPGLFVLADGGTIFLDEIENTTPNLQAKLLRVLEGGDVRPVGGTQVRHVDVRVVAASNRDLGQEVRAGRFRADLFYRLNSFTIDLPPLRERPEDVLSLARHFLELFNRSQKRSASGIAADAEEALVAYAWPGNARELRNVMERAALLSKPGEMVTRRLLPPSLVGARAGNTGTGGSLKARMEHMERELIREALEQHDGVLRRAAVALGMDAVTLGRRARRHGLWKGS, translated from the coding sequence ATGATGAAGCTCGTCCGCGACCTGCCCTTGAAGGACCGCAGTCCCCGTAAGCCCCTGTACGTGCAGGTGGTGACGCAGCCCGCGCTGCACGGGTGCTGGTCGGTCAACATCAGCGAGACGGGGATCGGCCTGGTGGCCAGTCCTCTGGGCGGTGCGACGGAGGGGCCTCGGGAGGGCGAGGAGCTGGAGATGGCGTTCTCGCTGCCGGACTCCCATGCGCGCATCCGGGTGCGCGGAGTGGTGCGGTGGCGGCACGACACGGAGGGCGCCGAGGGCGGCACCGTGACGGCGCTCGGCCTGGCCTTCCTGTCCTTCGAGGGCTCGGATCGCGTCACCCTGGCGCGCTACCTGGTGGAGAGCGCGCTGCACGTGGCGGTGGCGTTCGCGACGGAGGAACAGGCGCGCACCTTGCGCACGGCGCTGGAGGGGCACGCGCGGCTGGGCTTCGCGCAGACGCCCGCGGAGGTGTACGCGCTGCTGGCGCGCGGAGACGTGGCGGTGCTGCTGGTGGCAGGCACGGACGAGGTGCGGGCGCTGTCGCTGGTGGAGCAGCTGGCCTCGCGACGGATGGACGAGGTGGATGCCACGGGGGCCGCGCCGCCGAGTGATTTGGCCGCGCGCATCGTCCACTGCGCCCCCGCGGCACCGGAGCGGCTCCTGGAGCTGTTCAACTCGGGGAGCCTGTTCCGGACGCTGGGGCCCTCGTTTGGGGTGGAGGAGGTGCGGCAAGCGGTGCTGGACGCGGGGCGCGAGCACGGCGTGCGCACCGAGCAGCGGCGCATGGGCCTGGAGCTGGAGCGCAACCTGCTGCGCGAGCGCGCGCTGATGAGCGGGACGCCTGGGGCTCCGGCTCCGGCGGCGGGCGAGGGCCCGGGGTTCTCCAGCCCGGCGATGCAGCGGGTGATGGAGCTGGTGCGCGTGGCGGCGCCCCACCGGGTGGCGGTGCTGCTGCAGGGCGAGACGGGCACGGGCAAGGAGGTGCTGTCGCGCATCATCCACCGGCTGAGCGGGCGCGAGGATGTGCCGCTGGTGGTGCAGGACTGCGGCGCGCTCACGGAGACGCTGCTGGAGAGCGAGCTCTTTGGCCACGTGAAGGGCGCCTTCACGGGCGCGGTGGCGGACCATCCGGGCCTGTTCGTGCTGGCCGATGGCGGCACCATCTTCCTGGATGAAATCGAGAACACCACGCCGAACCTCCAGGCCAAGCTGCTGCGCGTGCTGGAGGGTGGGGATGTGCGGCCGGTGGGCGGCACGCAGGTGCGCCACGTGGATGTGCGCGTGGTGGCGGCGAGCAACAGAGACTTGGGCCAGGAGGTCCGCGCTGGGCGGTTCCGTGCGGACCTCTTCTACCGGCTCAACAGCTTCACCATCGACTTGCCCCCGCTGCGGGAGCGGCCCGAGGACGTGCTCTCCCTGGCGCGGCACTTCCTGGAGCTGTTCAACCGGTCGCAGAAGCGCTCGGCGAGCGGCATCGCGGCGGATGCGGAGGAGGCGCTGGTGGCGTACGCGTGGCCGGGCAACGCGCGCGAGCTGCGCAACGTGATGGAGCGCGCGGCGCTGCTGTCCAAGCCGGGGGAGATGGTGACGCGGCGGCTGCTGCCTCCCAGCCTGGTGGGCGCGCGAGCCGGGAACACGGGGACAGGAGGCTCGCTGAAGGCGCGGATGGAGCACATGGAGCGGGAGCTGATCCGCGAGGCGCTGGAGCAGCACGACGGCGTGCTGCGGCGCGCGGCGGTGGCGCTGGGCATGGACGCTGTCACCCTGGGGCGCAGGGCCCGCCGCCACGGGCTGTGGAAGGGCAGCTGA
- a CDS encoding DUF2378 family protein: MERQLRHRMAMASPTDTVRGMFFNGALEVARALGGSEAADRCQQIVGEKRIIDFFNYPVTDLLQLSLEMIRLVGAHTGGHAGVLRRMGTQAAKDFLASSPGRTMLMLTDKNPRRVLSQLPASYRTVVGFGERKVSWSADGRTGLFLAQRDFMPPAYTKGLLQGVLEAVGAKGVNVSGRPTGMLDSEYEVSWER; the protein is encoded by the coding sequence GTGGAGCGACAGCTCCGCCATCGGATGGCCATGGCCAGCCCCACGGATACGGTTCGCGGAATGTTCTTCAACGGGGCGCTCGAAGTCGCTCGCGCACTCGGTGGGAGCGAGGCCGCGGACCGCTGCCAGCAAATTGTGGGTGAGAAGCGCATCATCGATTTCTTCAACTACCCCGTGACGGACCTTCTCCAACTGTCCTTGGAGATGATCCGGCTGGTGGGCGCTCACACGGGCGGTCACGCCGGAGTGCTGCGGCGCATGGGCACGCAGGCGGCGAAGGACTTTCTGGCCTCGTCGCCGGGCCGCACCATGCTGATGCTCACGGACAAGAACCCGCGCAGGGTGCTCAGCCAGCTGCCCGCCAGCTATCGCACGGTGGTGGGCTTCGGCGAGCGCAAGGTGAGCTGGTCCGCGGATGGCCGTACCGGCCTGTTCCTCGCCCAGCGTGACTTCATGCCGCCGGCGTACACCAAGGGCCTGCTCCAGGGCGTGCTCGAGGCGGTGGGTGCCAAGGGCGTCAATGTGAGCGGGCGTCCCACGGGGATGTTGGACAGCGAGTACGAAGTTTCCTGGGAGCGATAG
- a CDS encoding Ig-like domain-containing protein — protein MNHSIRSKLSKWAVLFAGALLLACSTEPASAKGAAGPLGAAVTSLVADVPTDLAVTVTDGVTTVAPGSNVTYTIVVTNNGPNTVSGATLTDNFPAALMGVSWTCAPAAACGTTSGTGNIAVVLQSLGVGSSATFTVTATVNPAATGTTMTNTAVVALPTGFTDPVPANNSASDTDTFNRRADLSLTLTDAPDPVQASATLTYTLTVNNAGPSNAATTTVTLTLPSGATYVSGTGTGWTCTLSGSTVTCTRASAATGASPAITVLVTAPNTTGTIVATASVSSSTTDPVTGNNSTLATTTVNRVNNPPTANNDTLTVAEDNPATVVNVLNNDTSAPDVGETLTVISVTQPATGGTVTLSSGVVRFTPAPNFNGTTSFTYTISDGNGGFATATVNVTVTPVNDPPTANNDTLTVAEDSGATVVDVLANDTIFPDVGETLTVVSVTQPTTGGTVSLVGGVVSFTPAPNFNGTTSFTYTISDGALMATATVSVTVTPVNDPPTANDDTLTVAEDSGTTVVNVLANDSIFPDVGETLTVTAVTQPTTGGTVSLNGGVVRFTPAPDFNGTVTFTYTISDGALTSTATVTVTVTPVNDAPTANNDTLTVAEDSGATVVNVLANDSSAPDTGETLTIDSVTQPTTGGTVTLSNGTVSFTPAPDFSGTTSFTYTISDGNGGFATATVNVTVTPVNDPPTANDDTLTVAEDSGATVVNVLVNDTSAPDVGETLTVVSVTQPATGGTVTLSSGVVTFTPAPNFNGTTSFNYTITDGNGGTDTATVNVTVTPVNDPPTANNDTLTVAEDSGATVVDVLANDTFAPDVGETLTVTAVTQPATGGTVDLTNGTVTFTPAPDFNGTVTFSYTVSDGNGGTATATVSVTVTAVNDPPTAVDDAFTVPRNSTNNVLNVLANDTIFPDVGETLTVTAVTQPASGTVTLTGGVVSYTPLAAFIGDVTFSYTVSDGTLTATATVTVTVFGTNIPPTANNDSLTVAEDSGPTVVDVLANDTIAPDVGETLTVTAVTQPTSGGTVTLVGGVVSFTPAADFFGTVTFTYTVSDGSGGTDIATVTVTVTPVNDPPKANDDTLTVAEDSGATVVNVLANDLFSPDTGETLTVTAVTQPTSGGTVTLAGGVVSFTPAADFNGTVTFTYTISDGNGGTATATVTVTVTPVNDPPTANNDALTVAEDSGATVVDVLANDTFAPDMGETLTVTAVTQPTTGGSVTLSGGTVSFTPALNFTGTTTFTYTISDGNGGTATATVTVTVTPVNDPPDAVNDAITVGEDSTATVVNVLANDTSAPDVGETLTVVSVTQPATGGTVTLSSGTVIFTPAPDYFGTTTFTYTISDGNGGTDTATVTVTVTPVNDPPTAANDTLTVAEDSGATVVDVLGNDSSAPDVGETLTVTAVTQPVSGGTVTLVGGVVSFTPAPNFNGTVTFSYTLSDDNGGTATATVTVTVTPVNDPPDAVNDAITVGEDSGATVVNVLANDSSAPDTGETLTVTAVTQPATGGTVTLSSGTVIFTPEPDFNGTATFTYTISDGNGGTATATVTVTVTPVNDPPTAVNDTFTVAEDSPGTVLDVLSNDTFAPDVGETLTVTAVTQPATGGTVTLSNGTVIFTPAPDFVGTTTFTYTISDGNGGTSTATVTVVATGVNDPPTANNDALTVAEDSGPNPLDVLVNDSIFPDVGETLTVTAVTQPATGGTVTLSNGTVIFTPAPDFNGTVTFTYTVSDGNGGTATATVTVTVTPVNDPPTAVNDSFTVAEDSSGNVLDVLANDSIAPDTGETLTVTAVTQPSSGGTVTLSNGTVTFTPAPDFNGTVTFSYTVSDGNGDTATATVTVTVTPVSDPPIAVNDTFSVAEDSDPTVLDVLANDASPDPGETLTVTAVTQPTSGGTVALTNGQVIFTPDPNFNGTVTFTYTVSDGTSTSTATVTVNVTPTNDPPTGMPDTYSVPVNSGATTFDVLANDSSAPDTGETLTVTAVTQPTSSGGTVTVAPNGSGVVFTPAPGFMGTTTFTYTVSDGHGGTAIVIVIVTVGGGDSDGDGLTDVEEGELGTNPNNPDTDGDGLNDGLENATGTNPLDADTDDDGITDGNEDSNHNGTVEANETDPRIFDTDGDGLSDGLESGLAQPQSEDTNLGVFTPDADPSTTTDPRNPDTDGDTLKDGTEDANHNGAVGDTETDPNDPDSDHGGLNDGEEVNAGSDPLDYTDDLIVAGRGCASTGSGTLLPLVLLLALPLLRRRQALRVSGKAWGVLGLLAAVLVSAPVRAQSTPEASQGIDVQQFKPGPGWKDVLGVQSAQVGRHLGWNVGLSFNYAKDPLNFLRPRTDDFVYEIVKNQYTFDLMGAVSLFDRFELGVALPITSQSSASAASVSPLLSEGIDATGVGDLRLVPKARLLSLDSGVHLGVTVPVILPTSGGKEFLGRSGVAFFPRLLGEWTSDGGTRVLANVGINVQPQERFYNLNVSNEFAYGLGTEIPFNVGKHRLAAEATLVGALGMKESNTEERPLELLAAMKYRFSDALAMHLGGGPGLTRGYGTPGFRVLAGVIWTETEKAAPARVEPPPPPPVKVCPQGPEDMDGFQDNDGCNDPDNDNDGILDGNDRCPNEPETQNGFEDADGCPDELPPPPPVDTDGDGLTDDKDRCPQAAEDKDGFQDEDGCPDPDNDKDGVLDAADKCPTEPETINGVADDDGCPDKGKEKVRIEGGKIVILDKVYFATNKDVILAKSFPLLQQVGQVLRANPEILKVRVEGHTDSQGKDEANMDLSQRRANSVRKRLIEQEGIAPERLEAAGFGETRPVDTNETAKGRENNRRVEFIILETAETP, from the coding sequence ATGAACCATTCCATTCGCTCGAAGCTCTCGAAGTGGGCCGTGCTCTTCGCCGGCGCGCTGCTGCTGGCGTGTTCCACGGAGCCGGCCTCCGCCAAGGGTGCCGCGGGCCCGCTGGGCGCGGCGGTGACATCGCTGGTTGCGGACGTGCCAACGGACCTGGCCGTCACGGTGACGGACGGCGTGACGACGGTCGCCCCGGGCAGCAACGTCACCTATACGATTGTGGTCACCAACAACGGTCCCAATACGGTGTCAGGGGCCACGCTGACAGACAACTTCCCCGCGGCGCTGATGGGGGTGAGCTGGACGTGCGCGCCGGCGGCGGCGTGCGGCACGACGAGCGGGACGGGCAACATCGCCGTCGTGCTGCAGTCGCTGGGCGTGGGCAGCTCGGCGACGTTCACGGTGACGGCGACGGTGAACCCCGCGGCGACGGGCACCACGATGACCAACACGGCCGTGGTGGCGTTGCCGACGGGATTCACGGATCCAGTTCCGGCCAACAACAGCGCTTCGGATACGGACACATTCAACCGCCGGGCAGACCTCTCGCTCACGCTCACCGACGCGCCGGACCCGGTGCAGGCGAGCGCGACGCTTACGTACACCCTCACCGTCAACAACGCGGGCCCGAGCAATGCGGCCACGACGACGGTGACGCTGACCCTGCCGTCGGGAGCGACCTATGTCAGCGGGACGGGTACGGGGTGGACGTGCACTCTGAGCGGTAGCACGGTGACGTGCACCCGGGCTTCGGCGGCGACGGGCGCGTCCCCCGCCATCACGGTGCTGGTGACGGCGCCGAATACGACCGGGACGATTGTCGCCACCGCCTCGGTGAGCAGCTCGACGACGGATCCCGTCACGGGCAACAACTCGACGCTGGCGACCACCACCGTCAATCGGGTCAACAACCCGCCGACGGCGAACAACGACACGTTGACGGTGGCTGAGGACAACCCCGCCACGGTGGTCAACGTGCTGAACAACGACACCAGCGCTCCGGACGTGGGCGAGACGCTGACGGTGATCTCGGTGACTCAGCCGGCCACGGGTGGCACGGTGACGCTCTCCAGCGGAGTGGTGCGTTTCACGCCCGCGCCCAACTTCAACGGGACTACGAGCTTCACGTACACCATCTCGGACGGCAACGGCGGCTTTGCGACGGCGACGGTGAACGTGACGGTGACGCCGGTGAACGACCCGCCGACGGCGAACAACGACACGTTGACGGTGGCTGAGGACAGTGGCGCCACGGTGGTGGATGTGCTGGCCAACGACACGATTTTTCCGGACGTGGGTGAGACGCTGACGGTGGTCTCGGTGACCCAGCCGACCACGGGCGGTACGGTGTCGCTGGTAGGCGGCGTGGTGAGCTTCACCCCTGCGCCCAACTTCAACGGGACTACGAGCTTTACGTACACCATCTCGGACGGCGCTCTGATGGCCACGGCGACGGTGTCGGTGACGGTGACGCCGGTGAACGACCCGCCGACGGCGAACGACGACACGCTGACGGTGGCCGAGGACAGCGGCACCACGGTGGTCAACGTGCTGGCCAATGACTCGATTTTTCCGGACGTAGGCGAAACGCTGACGGTGACGGCGGTGACTCAGCCCACCACGGGTGGCACGGTGTCGCTGAATGGCGGCGTGGTGCGCTTCACGCCCGCGCCCGACTTCAACGGCACGGTGACGTTCACATACACCATCTCGGACGGCGCCTTGACGTCCACGGCGACGGTGACGGTGACGGTGACGCCGGTGAACGACGCGCCGACGGCGAACAACGACACGCTGACGGTGGCCGAGGACAGCGGCGCCACGGTGGTCAACGTGCTGGCCAACGACTCCAGCGCGCCGGACACGGGCGAGACGCTGACGATCGACTCGGTGACTCAGCCGACCACGGGCGGCACGGTGACGCTGAGCAACGGCACGGTGAGCTTCACTCCCGCGCCCGATTTCAGCGGGACCACGAGCTTCACGTACACGATCTCAGACGGCAACGGCGGCTTTGCGACGGCCACAGTGAACGTGACGGTGACGCCGGTGAATGACCCTCCGACGGCGAATGACGACACGCTGACGGTGGCCGAGGACAGCGGCGCCACGGTGGTCAACGTGTTGGTCAACGACACCAGCGCGCCGGACGTGGGCGAGACGCTGACCGTGGTCTCGGTGACTCAGCCGGCCACGGGCGGCACGGTGACGTTGAGCAGCGGCGTGGTGACCTTCACCCCGGCGCCCAACTTCAACGGGACCACGAGCTTCAACTACACGATCACGGATGGCAACGGCGGTACGGACACCGCGACGGTGAACGTGACGGTGACGCCGGTGAACGACCCGCCGACGGCGAACAACGACACGCTGACGGTGGCCGAGGACAGCGGCGCCACGGTGGTGGATGTGCTGGCCAACGACACGTTTGCCCCGGACGTGGGTGAGACGCTGACGGTGACGGCGGTGACTCAGCCGGCCACGGGCGGCACGGTGGACCTGACGAACGGCACGGTGACCTTCACCCCGGCGCCGGACTTCAACGGCACGGTGACGTTCAGCTACACAGTGTCGGATGGCAACGGGGGCACGGCCACGGCGACGGTGTCGGTGACGGTGACGGCGGTGAACGACCCGCCCACGGCCGTGGATGACGCATTCACCGTTCCGCGCAATAGCACCAACAACGTCCTGAATGTGCTGGCCAACGATACGATTTTTCCGGACGTGGGCGAGACGCTGACGGTGACGGCGGTGACCCAGCCGGCCAGCGGCACCGTGACGCTGACGGGCGGTGTGGTGAGCTACACCCCTCTCGCAGCCTTCATCGGGGACGTGACGTTCAGCTACACGGTGTCGGATGGCACGTTGACGGCGACGGCGACGGTGACGGTGACGGTCTTCGGAACCAACATCCCGCCGACGGCGAACAACGACTCACTGACGGTGGCCGAGGACAGTGGCCCCACGGTGGTGGATGTGCTGGCCAACGACACGATCGCACCCGATGTGGGTGAGACGCTGACGGTGACGGCGGTGACGCAGCCCACCTCGGGCGGCACGGTGACGCTGGTGGGTGGCGTGGTGAGCTTTACCCCGGCAGCCGACTTCTTCGGCACGGTGACGTTCACGTACACGGTGTCCGACGGCAGCGGCGGCACGGACATCGCGACGGTGACGGTGACGGTGACGCCGGTGAATGACCCGCCGAAGGCCAACGACGACACGCTGACCGTGGCGGAGGACAGCGGCGCCACCGTGGTGAACGTGCTCGCCAACGACTTGTTCTCGCCGGACACGGGCGAGACGCTGACGGTCACGGCGGTGACGCAGCCCACCTCGGGCGGCACGGTGACACTGGCGGGGGGCGTGGTGAGCTTCACCCCGGCGGCCGACTTCAATGGCACGGTGACGTTCACGTACACGATCTCCGATGGCAACGGGGGCACGGCGACGGCGACGGTGACGGTGACGGTGACGCCGGTGAATGACCCGCCGACGGCGAACAACGACGCACTGACGGTGGCCGAGGACAGCGGCGCCACGGTGGTGGACGTGCTGGCCAACGACACGTTTGCCCCGGACATGGGCGAGACGCTGACGGTGACGGCGGTGACCCAGCCCACGACGGGTGGCTCGGTGACGCTCTCCGGAGGCACGGTGAGCTTCACGCCCGCGCTCAACTTCACCGGAACCACGACGTTCACGTACACCATCTCGGACGGCAACGGGGGTACGGCCACGGCGACGGTGACGGTGACGGTGACGCCCGTGAACGATCCGCCGGACGCGGTGAATGACGCGATCACGGTGGGCGAGGACAGCACGGCCACGGTGGTGAACGTGCTGGCCAACGACACCTCTGCCCCGGACGTGGGCGAGACGCTGACGGTGGTCTCGGTGACTCAGCCAGCCACGGGCGGCACGGTGACGCTGAGCAGCGGCACGGTCATCTTCACCCCGGCCCCCGACTACTTCGGCACCACGACGTTCACGTACACGATCTCCGATGGCAACGGCGGTACGGACACCGCGACGGTGACGGTGACGGTGACGCCCGTGAACGATCCGCCCACCGCCGCCAACGACACGTTGACGGTGGCCGAGGACAGCGGCGCCACGGTGGTGGACGTGCTGGGCAATGACTCGAGCGCTCCGGACGTGGGCGAGACGCTGACGGTGACGGCGGTGACGCAGCCGGTCTCGGGCGGCACGGTGACGCTGGTGGGCGGCGTGGTGAGCTTCACCCCGGCGCCCAACTTCAACGGGACCGTGACGTTCAGCTACACGTTGTCGGACGACAACGGTGGCACGGCGACGGCGACGGTGACGGTGACGGTGACGCCGGTGAACGATCCGCCGGACGCGGTGAACGACGCGATCACGGTGGGCGAGGACAGCGGCGCCACAGTGGTCAACGTGCTGGCCAACGACTCGAGTGCGCCGGACACGGGCGAGACGCTGACGGTGACGGCAGTGACTCAGCCGGCCACGGGTGGCACGGTGACGCTGAGCAGCGGCACGGTCATCTTCACCCCCGAGCCCGACTTCAATGGCACGGCGACGTTCACGTACACGATCTCCGACGGCAACGGCGGCACGGCGACGGCGACGGTGACGGTGACAGTGACGCCGGTGAACGATCCGCCTACCGCGGTGAATGACACCTTCACCGTGGCGGAGGACAGCCCGGGCACCGTGCTGGACGTGCTGAGCAACGACACGTTTGCCCCGGATGTGGGCGAGACGCTGACGGTGACGGCAGTGACGCAGCCGGCCACGGGTGGCACGGTGACGCTGAGCAACGGCACGGTCATCTTCACCCCGGCGCCGGACTTCGTGGGCACCACGACGTTCACGTACACGATCTCGGACGGCAATGGCGGCACGTCGACGGCCACCGTGACGGTGGTCGCGACGGGGGTGAATGATCCGCCCACGGCGAACAACGACGCGCTGACGGTGGCCGAGGACAGTGGCCCCAATCCCCTCGATGTGCTGGTCAACGACTCGATTTTCCCGGACGTGGGCGAGACGCTGACGGTGACGGCAGTGACGCAGCCGGCCACGGGTGGCACGGTGACGCTGAGCAACGGCACGGTCATCTTCACTCCGGCGCCGGACTTCAACGGCACGGTGACGTTCACGTACACGGTGTCGGACGGCAACGGGGGCACGGCGACGGCGACGGTGACGGTGACGGTGACGCCGGTGAACGATCCGCCCACCGCGGTGAATGACTCCTTCACTGTGGCCGAGGACAGCTCGGGCAACGTGCTGGACGTGCTGGCCAATGACTCGATTGCGCCGGACACGGGCGAGACGCTCACGGTGACGGCGGTGACGCAGCCCTCCTCGGGCGGCACGGTGACGCTGAGCAACGGCACGGTGACCTTCACCCCGGCGCCGGACTTCAACGGCACGGTGACGTTCAGCTACACGGTGTCGGACGGCAATGGCGACACGGCGACGGCCACTGTGACGGTGACAGTGACGCCGGTGAGCGATCCGCCCATCGCGGTGAACGACACCTTCTCCGTCGCGGAGGACAGCGACCCCACGGTGCTGGACGTGCTGGCCAACGACGCGTCGCCGGATCCGGGCGAGACGCTGACGGTGACGGCGGTGACGCAGCCCACCTCGGGCGGCACGGTGGCGCTGACCAACGGCCAGGTGATCTTCACGCCGGATCCCAACTTCAACGGCACGGTGACGTTCACGTACACGGTGTCCGACGGCACCTCGACGTCGACGGCGACCGTGACGGTGAATGTGACGCCGACGAACGACCCGCCGACGGGCATGCCGGACACCTACTCGGTGCCCGTCAACAGTGGCGCGACCACCTTCGACGTGCTGGCCAATGACTCGAGTGCGCCGGACACGGGCGAGACGCTCACGGTGACGGCCGTCACTCAGCCGACCTCTTCGGGCGGCACGGTCACAGTGGCGCCGAATGGCTCGGGCGTGGTGTTCACGCCGGCACCGGGCTTCATGGGCACGACGACCTTCACGTACACGGTGTCCGACGGCCATGGCGGCACCGCCATCGTGATTGTCATCGTGACCGTGGGCGGGGGCGACAGCGACGGCGATGGCCTGACCGACGTCGAGGAGGGCGAGCTGGGCACCAATCCGAACAACCCGGATACGGACGGCGACGGCCTCAATGACGGCCTCGAGAATGCGACGGGCACCAACCCGCTCGACGCGGACACGGACGACGACGGCATCACCGACGGCAACGAGGACAGCAACCACAACGGCACCGTGGAAGCCAATGAGACCGATCCCCGCATCTTCGACACGGACGGCGACGGCCTGAGCGACGGCCTCGAGTCGGGCCTGGCTCAGCCCCAGAGCGAGGACACGAATCTGGGCGTCTTCACGCCGGACGCCGATCCGTCCACTACGACCGATCCGCGCAACCCGGACACGGACGGCGACACGCTGAAGGACGGCACCGAGGACGCCAACCACAATGGTGCCGTGGGCGACACGGAGACGGATCCGAACGATCCCGACTCGGACCACGGTGGCCTGAACGACGGCGAGGAGGTCAACGCGGGCAGTGACCCGCTCGACTACACGGACGACCTGATCGTCGCGGGCCGCGGCTGCGCCTCCACGGGCTCGGGCACGCTGCTGCCGCTGGTGTTGCTGCTCGCCCTGCCGTTGCTGCGCCGCCGCCAGGCCCTCCGCGTCTCGGGGAAGGCCTGGGGGGTGTTGGGGCTGCTGGCCGCCGTGCTCGTCTCGGCTCCTGTCCGAGCCCAGTCCACCCCCGAGGCCTCTCAGGGCATCGACGTGCAGCAGTTCAAGCCGGGGCCGGGCTGGAAGGACGTGCTGGGCGTGCAGAGCGCCCAGGTGGGCCGGCACCTCGGCTGGAACGTGGGCTTGTCCTTCAACTACGCGAAGGACCCGCTCAACTTCCTGCGGCCGCGCACCGACGACTTCGTCTACGAGATCGTCAAGAACCAGTACACCTTCGACCTGATGGGCGCCGTCTCGCTGTTCGACCGGTTCGAGCTCGGCGTGGCGCTGCCCATCACCTCGCAGAGCTCGGCGTCCGCCGCCTCCGTGTCGCCGCTGCTCTCCGAAGGCATCGATGCCACGGGCGTGGGCGATCTGCGCTTGGTGCCGAAGGCGCGCCTGCTCTCGCTGGACAGTGGGGTGCACCTGGGCGTGACGGTGCCGGTGATCCTGCCCACCTCGGGGGGCAAGGAGTTCCTGGGCCGCAGCGGGGTGGCGTTCTTCCCGCGGCTGCTCGGCGAGTGGACCAGTGACGGGGGCACGCGCGTGCTGGCCAACGTGGGCATCAACGTCCAGCCCCAGGAGCGCTTCTACAACCTGAACGTCAGCAACGAGTTCGCCTACGGGCTCGGCACGGAGATTCCCTTCAACGTGGGCAAGCACCGGCTGGCCGCTGAGGCCACGCTGGTGGGCGCCCTGGGCATGAAGGAGTCGAACACCGAGGAGCGTCCGCTGGAACTGCTCGCGGCGATGAAGTACCGCTTCTCGGACGCGCTGGCGATGCACCTCGGTGGTGGCCCGGGCCTCACGCGCGGCTACGGCACGCCGGGCTTCCGCGTGCTGGCGGGCGTCATCTGGACCGAGACGGAGAAGGCTGCTCCTGCCCGCGTCGAGCCGCCGCCTCCGCCGCCCGTGAAGGTGTGCCCGCAGGGCCCCGAGGACATGGACGGCTTCCAGGACAACGACGGCTGCAACGATCCGGACAACGACA